The Daucus carota subsp. sativus chromosome 7, DH1 v3.0, whole genome shotgun sequence genome window below encodes:
- the LOC135147911 gene encoding uncharacterized protein LOC135147911 — protein sequence MTNPTGPRSEIHVPRSRTTTGVSTESTPVTTSLPLGTTIAQTTAPLTFGSLPPLTRVIATVTDAGTHYSTVTTTTRGGTGDDYVHVTDYDSSESEQERDTPPRRRRDTDHTRHRRRRHRQEANELRGATNQAYEDRIRAYEEEIARLKRDQARLPPPEPRDENPRQNVMNQIHLLPAGDPDNPVPPFTQEIMGARISRKFKLPTIKAYDGTGDPANHVRTFMNALLLQPVTEAIKCRAFPQILSGMAQHWYSRLPPNSISCFADLSRAFIGQFVGSKTHAKSSASLMNLHQGKNESLREYMNRFTKEALKVPDLDQKVAIIALQQGPNANFKKCGNDAEYNAENKYAKKDDDEKSPAKKKVGPRFTEYARLNAPRSQILMEIEKDESVRWPKPIRTDPEKRNKDLYCRFHKDTGHKTDDCRQLKDEIEFLIRRGKLSKFTKAGDKSYRDNDNCGRDNDDKRSQPRGPVINVISGGPTAAGTSSNSRKAYAREVMCIVGEPPKRAKIDYAMAFDNVDLEKVKFPHDDPLVITPVIGNSSVKRVLIDNGASVDILFYDAYEKMGYSDT from the exons ATGACGAACCCAACCGGACCACGTTCTGAAATCCATGTCCCACGAAGCCGAACCACCACTGGAGTCTCGACTGAATCAACCCCTGTAACTACCTCCCTCCCGCTCGGTACGACCATTGCTCAAACTACCGctcccctgacttttggctcgctgccccctctgactcgagtaattgcaaccgtCACCGACGCCGGCACGCATTACTCAACCGTCACAACAACCACTCGTGGAGGCACGGGTGATGACTATGTGCACGTAACTGATTACGACTCCTCTGAGTCGGAGCAAGAGCGTGATACCCCCCCTCGAAGGAGAAGAGATACCGATCATACTCGGcaccgtcgacgccgccataggcaGGAGGCTAATGAGCTCCGTGGAGCAACGAACCAAGCCTATGAGGATCGAATCCGTGCTTATGAGGAGGAAATTGCACGATTAAAAAGGGACCAGGCAAGGTTGCCGCCTCCGGAACCAAGAGATGAAAACCCCCGTCAGAATGTCATGAATCAGATTCACTTGTTACCCGCGGGCGATCCTGATAACCCTGTTCCGCCTTTCACCCAGGAAATTATGGGTGCAAGGATTTCAagaaaattcaagctcccaaccataAAAGCTTATgatggcacgggtgatcccgctaacCACGTTCGAACATTCATGAACGCTCTGTTACTCCAACCTGTCACGGAAGCGATCAAGTGCCGCGCTTTTCCTCAAATCTTGAGTGGAATGGCCCAACAttggtatagtcgcctaccccctaattctatctcttgttttgctgacttGAGCAGGGCCTTCATAGGACAATTCGTTGGAAGTAAAACTCACGCCAAAAGCTCCGCCTCATTAATGAATTTACACCAGGGTAAAAACGAATCACTCCGggagtatatgaatcgttttaccaaagagGCCTTGAAGGTCCCGGACCtagatcagaaggtagccattATTGCACTCCAGCAAG GGCCGAACGCTAACTTTAAGAAATGTGGGAATGACGCCGAGTATAACGCTGAGAATAAGTATGccaaaaaggatgatgatgagaagtccCCTGCTAAAAAGAAGGTAGGACCAAGGTTCACTGAATATGCTAGACTCAATGCCCCAAGAAGTCAAATCCTAATGGAGATCGAAAAGGATGAGAGTGTCCGATGGCCGAAGCCCATAAGGACTGACCCCGAGAAACGAAACAAGGATTTGtattgtcgattccacaaagacacGGGGCATAAaaccgatgattgtcggcagctaaaagatgaaattgaattcttgatccgaagaggcaagttGTCCAAGTTCACCAAGGCTGGAGACAAAAGTTATCGGGACAATGACAACTGTGGAAGAGACAACGATGACAAGAGAAGtcagcctcgagggcctgttaTTAATGTGATCTCCGGAGGGCCTACAGCCGCAGGTACTTCCAGTAACTCGAGGAAGGCTTATGCAAGAGAAGTAATGTgtatagttggagaacccccgaagcgggcaaaaattgacTATGCAATGGCCTTCGATAACGTCGACCTCGAGAAGGTAAAGTTCCCCCATGATGACCCCTTAGTAATTACaccagtgattggaaactcgtccgtaaagagagtgctcattgataatggagcctcggtggatatcttgttctatgatgcctatgaaaagatgggatacTCCGATACTTAA
- the LOC108196867 gene encoding dirigent protein 16: MLKQSSATIFVTALLAALHVAALVAAVDPSVSEVPVIEIYMHDVLGGNSPTARPITGLLGNIYSGQVPFARPVGFLPPKGVAIPNSNGALPTVNGNGIPLGTGLAGTAFAGNINNNGNNVQTQLGPDNLGLGFGTITVIDDILTTAPELGSQAVGKAQGVYIASSADGSTQMMAFTAMLEGGEYGDSLNFFGVFRIGSTMSRLSVTGGTGKFKHACGFAEVRSLIPAGQHVADGVESLLRITIHLNS; encoded by the coding sequence ATGTTAAAACAGTCGTCAGCTACTATCTTTGTCACAGCGTTACTTGCAGCTCTGCATGTAGCGGCATTAGTGGCTGCAGTTGATCCATCGGTTTCAGAAGTCCCTGTTATTGAGATATACATGCATGACGTTCTCGGAGGCAACAGCCCTACAGCCAGGCCTATCACTGGCTTACTAGGAAACATCTACAGCGGCCAAGTGCCGTTTGCAAGACCAGTAGGCTTCCTCCCACCCAAAGGGGTAGCCATTCCTAATTCCAATGGTGCCCTTCCAACTGTTAATGGAAACGGCATTCCACTAGGTACTGGCTTAGCAGGTACAGCTTTTGCTGGAAATATCAACAACAATGGTAATAATGTGCAGACTCAGTTAGGACCGGATAATTTAGGACTAGGATTTGGAACAATCACAGTCATTGATGATATATTGACCACTGCACCTGAGTTGGGCTCACAGGCAGTAGGGAAAGCTCAAGGAGTCTACATAGCAAGCTCTGCAGATGGGAGTACACAGATGATGGCTTTTACTGCCATGCTTGAAGGAGGAGAGTACGGTGATAGCCTCAACTTCTTTGGAGTATTCAGGATAGGGAGCACTATGTCACGGCTGTCAGTGACCGGAGGTACTGGAAAGTTTAAACATGCTTGTGGATTTGCAGAGGTGCGTTCGCTTATTCCAGCTGGTCAACATGTTGCAGATGGCGTAGAATCATTGTTGAGGATCACCATTCATCTTAACTCTTAA
- the LOC108196865 gene encoding hydroxyethylthiazole kinase: MEDESTKWGSTAWTHLSSTRQQSPLIQCITNFVSMDLMANTLLSAGASPAMLHSLQEIPDFTPNIHALCINVGTLTSDWLPAMKMAADFAFKAGKPWVLDPVAAGASSFRLEACLELVKLKPCVIRGNGSEILALFMASVGSSKGVDSTHDSTDAIDAAKALAEANGCIVAVSGATDIVTDGKRVVGARNGVAMLQKITATGCSVTALIAAFVAVDPVHAFEATATALSVFGVAAEMAMDFAKGPASLRMHLIDSLHGLDQSTVLSRVNITSL; encoded by the exons ATGGAAGACGAAAGCACTAAGTGGGGTTCCACAGCATGGACCCACCTCTCATCAACAAGACAACAATCACCCTTGATCCAATGCATCACTAACTTCGTTTCAATGGATCTCATGGCCAACACTTTACTCTCCGCCGGTGCTTCTCCGGCTATGCTTCACTCTCTTCAAGAAATCCCTGATTTTACTCCTAATATTCATGCTCTCTGCATCAACGTCGGAACTCTTACCTCCGATTGGTTGCCGGCGATGAAAATGGCGGCTGATTTTGCTTTTAAGGCGGGGAAGCCGTGGGTCCTTGACCCAGTTGCTGCCGGAGCTTCAAGCTTCAGGTTGGAGGCTTGTCTTGAGCTTGTTAAGCTTAAGCCTTGTGTTATTAGAGGAAATGGGTCGGAGATTTTGGCCCTTTTTATGGCCTCTGTGGGCTCGAGTAAG GGTGTAGATAGCACACATGATTCCACCGATGCCATTGACGCAGCAAAAGCCTTGGCTGAAGCAAATGGCTGTATTGTTGCGGTTTCTGGTGCTACTGACATTGTTACAGATGGTAAGCGGGTTGTAGGTGCACGAAATGGGGTGGctatgctacaaaaaattacaGCAACTGGATGCTCAGTGACTGCTCTTATTGCTGCATTTGTTGCAGTAGACCCGGTACATGCCTTTGAAGCCACAGCTACTGCACTTTCTGTATTTGGTGTTGCTGCTGAGATGGCAATGGACTTTGCTAAAGGGCCAGCTTCGTTAAGGATGCACTTGATAGATTCACTTCATGGGCTTGATCAGTCTACTGTACTAAGTCGGGTTAACATCACCAGTTTGTAA